From the Streptomyces sp. NBC_00376 genome, one window contains:
- a CDS encoding putative RNA methyltransferase, translated as MPVSLPPALESFLDLLRCPTCGACLHPGRGALRCPAGHTFDISRHGYVSLLTGARATSSDDAAMARARDRFLATGRYGPIRRIVAHLAADAVPGQSTVVDVGCGTGYYLAGVLEQLPGARGLGLDTSVRALRATARAHERAAAAAWDVFRPLPLADGMADVVLDVFAPRNPSEFHRVLRPGGRLVVVRPTGRHLLELRSQVPGMVAIDPAKERRLHKVLTPFFEAAGTELVEYVTSLTRPEALDLVGMTPSARHLNGSDLGDYGLVPDQVTVSVLATAYRPR; from the coding sequence GTGCCTGTTTCGCTTCCCCCTGCCCTCGAATCGTTCCTCGATCTCCTGCGCTGTCCGACGTGCGGCGCTTGTCTCCACCCCGGCCGCGGCGCGCTGCGCTGCCCGGCGGGCCACACCTTCGACATCTCCCGTCATGGCTATGTCAGCCTCCTGACGGGCGCCCGTGCCACCAGCAGCGACGACGCGGCCATGGCCCGAGCCCGGGACCGGTTTCTGGCCACCGGCAGGTACGGGCCGATCCGCCGGATCGTGGCTCACCTGGCGGCCGACGCCGTGCCCGGGCAGAGCACCGTGGTGGACGTGGGGTGCGGCACTGGCTACTACCTGGCCGGCGTCCTCGAGCAGTTGCCCGGTGCCCGCGGTCTGGGTCTGGACACCTCGGTGCGCGCCCTGCGCGCGACGGCCCGTGCCCATGAGCGAGCAGCCGCTGCGGCCTGGGACGTTTTCCGCCCCCTGCCGCTGGCCGACGGGATGGCCGACGTCGTGCTGGACGTGTTCGCCCCGCGCAACCCATCCGAGTTTCACCGGGTGTTGCGCCCGGGTGGTCGGTTGGTCGTGGTACGTCCGACCGGGCGGCACCTGCTCGAATTGCGCAGCCAGGTGCCCGGAATGGTCGCGATCGACCCGGCCAAGGAACGTCGTCTGCACAAGGTGCTGACCCCTTTCTTCGAGGCCGCGGGTACCGAGCTGGTGGAGTACGTCACGTCCTTGACCCGACCGGAGGCTCTTGATCTGGTGGGGATGACGCCGAGCGCACGCCATCTGAACGGTTCGGACCTGGGCGATTACGGTCTCGTGCCCGACCAGGTCACCGTGTCCGTGCTGGCCACTGCCTACCGGCCTCGGTGA
- a CDS encoding IS5 family transposase, translating into MTTSGRTRLLTDEQWARLAPYLPCNTGKVGRPFADHRRVIEGIIYRYRTGIPWRDLPHEVFGPWQTVWKRHRRWAADGTWDSVLARLTSQADSIGEIDWTVSVDSTINRAHQHATNTTRPESDTGAATRRGESEATVIDREPAAHAAGRSRGGLTTKIHHAVDGNGRPLAIVVTPGQVHDGQILPLLLGDIRVPRCGRGRPRTTPDALLGDKAYSSKQIRADLACRGTRAVIPERIDQQANRKRKGRAGGRTRTLDTETYKRRNVVERSFNLLKQWRGLATRYDKLAIVYRSAAVLAGVITWLRS; encoded by the coding sequence GTGACCACAAGCGGGCGCACGCGCCTACTGACAGACGAACAGTGGGCACGCCTGGCGCCCTACCTTCCCTGTAATACGGGGAAGGTAGGGCGCCCGTTCGCCGACCACCGCCGCGTCATCGAGGGAATCATCTACCGGTACCGCACCGGGATCCCCTGGCGAGACCTGCCCCACGAGGTGTTCGGACCCTGGCAGACGGTGTGGAAGCGACATCGCAGGTGGGCCGCTGACGGCACGTGGGACTCGGTTCTGGCGCGACTGACCTCCCAGGCAGACTCGATCGGCGAGATCGACTGGACGGTCTCAGTGGACTCGACGATCAACCGGGCTCATCAGCACGCCACGAACACGACTCGGCCCGAGTCGGACACCGGCGCTGCCACCCGCCGCGGCGAGAGCGAGGCTACGGTGATCGACCGTGAACCCGCGGCGCACGCAGCAGGCCGATCCCGCGGCGGCCTGACAACCAAGATCCATCATGCCGTGGACGGCAACGGCCGCCCACTGGCCATCGTGGTCACCCCGGGCCAGGTCCACGACGGACAGATCCTGCCGCTTCTGCTGGGCGATATCCGGGTCCCGCGATGCGGCCGAGGCAGGCCACGAACCACACCGGACGCCCTGCTCGGAGATAAGGCGTACTCCTCCAAGCAGATCCGCGCAGACCTCGCGTGCCGCGGTACACGCGCTGTCATCCCCGAACGTATCGACCAGCAGGCAAATCGCAAGAGAAAGGGCCGTGCCGGCGGCAGGACTCGAACCTTGGACACCGAGACCTACAAACGTAGGAACGTCGTAGAACGGTCGTTCAACCTGCTCAAACAATGGCGGGGCCTGGCCACGCGCTACGACAAGCTCGCGATCGTCTACCGTTCTGCAGCAGTGTTGGCGGGGGTCATCACCTGGCTACGGAGTTGA
- a CDS encoding IS256 family transposase: MLSVVNEDGTIEAGSLIDEIVREGARRMLAAALEAEVDQYIAELAGQRDKAGRRLVVRNGRHRPRTVTTAAGPVEVAVPRVNDKRVDEETGERKRFSSKILAPWCRKSPKVSEVLPLLYLHGLSSGDFVPAMEQFLGSAAGLSPATVTQLTKQWTADHAEFQRRDLAESDYVYVWADGVHPEIRLSQTRSCLLVLMGVRVDGTKELIAIAEGLRESTESWADLLRDCRRRGMTDPMLVVGDGAMGLWRALAEVFPQARHQRCWVHKTRNVMNALPKSAQPGARAVLQEIYNAEDRAHAEKAVTAFEKTYGAKWPKATKKITGEVDELLALYDFPAEHWVHLRTTNPIESTFSTVKLRTKVTRGAGSPAAALAMVFKLVESAQARWRAVTAPHLVALVRAGARF, encoded by the coding sequence ATGCTCAGCGTAGTCAACGAGGACGGCACCATTGAGGCCGGTTCCCTGATCGACGAGATCGTCCGGGAGGGCGCCCGGCGAATGCTGGCCGCCGCCCTGGAGGCGGAGGTTGATCAGTACATAGCCGAGCTCGCCGGGCAGCGTGACAAGGCCGGCCGTCGACTGGTGGTCCGCAACGGCCGCCACCGGCCGCGAACGGTGACGACGGCCGCCGGGCCGGTCGAGGTCGCTGTCCCACGCGTGAACGACAAGCGGGTCGACGAGGAGACCGGCGAGCGCAAGCGGTTCTCCTCGAAGATCCTCGCGCCGTGGTGCCGGAAGTCCCCGAAGGTCAGCGAGGTGCTGCCGCTGCTCTATCTGCACGGCCTTTCCTCGGGTGACTTCGTGCCCGCGATGGAGCAGTTCTTGGGCTCGGCGGCCGGGCTGTCGCCGGCCACGGTGACCCAGCTGACGAAGCAGTGGACCGCCGACCACGCGGAGTTCCAGCGCCGTGACCTGGCTGAATCCGACTACGTCTATGTATGGGCCGACGGCGTCCACCCCGAGATCCGCCTCTCGCAGACCCGCTCCTGCCTCCTGGTCCTGATGGGCGTCCGCGTCGACGGGACCAAGGAGCTGATCGCGATCGCTGAGGGCCTGCGCGAGTCGACGGAGTCCTGGGCCGACCTGCTGCGGGACTGCCGTCGTCGCGGGATGACGGATCCGATGCTCGTCGTCGGGGACGGCGCGATGGGATTGTGGCGGGCCCTGGCGGAGGTGTTTCCGCAGGCCAGGCACCAGAGGTGCTGGGTTCACAAGACGCGGAATGTCATGAACGCGCTACCGAAGTCTGCGCAGCCCGGAGCACGAGCGGTCCTGCAGGAGATCTACAACGCCGAGGACCGCGCGCACGCGGAGAAGGCGGTTACCGCGTTCGAGAAGACGTACGGCGCGAAGTGGCCCAAGGCCACCAAGAAGATCACCGGTGAGGTCGACGAGCTGCTGGCCTTATACGACTTCCCCGCCGAACATTGGGTCCACCTGCGCACGACAAATCCTATCGAGTCGACGTTCAGCACGGTGAAGCTTCGGACCAAGGTCACCCGCGGTGCCGGCAGTCCGGCCGCCGCCCTCGCGATGGTCTTCAAGCTCGTGGAATCCGCCCAGGCCCGCTGGCGAGCGGTCACCGCACCCCACCTCGTCGCCCTCGTCCGGGCCGGCGCCCGCTTCTAG